Proteins from a single region of Scylla paramamosain isolate STU-SP2022 chromosome 13, ASM3559412v1, whole genome shotgun sequence:
- the LOC135106650 gene encoding uncharacterized protein LOC135106650 codes for MIHRKFVLVRERPLDHALPTGDRIMCRARADTGVRPAHHGSNSTTTTTTTTTTTNSSSSSSTSSTSTSSSTNIISSSTNTISSTTSNTISSTNTISSTSSSSTNTIGSSSSSTSSNITEKPPGETSEELRC; via the exons ATGATACATCGCAAATTCGTGTTAGTGCGGGAGAGGCCGCTCGATCACGCCCTCCCGACGGGGGATCGAATTATGTGCCGAGCCAGAGCCGATACCGGCGTGCGGCCCGCCCACCAcggcagcaacagcaccaccaccaccaccactaccaccaccaccaccaacagcagcagtagcagcagcaccagcagcaccagcaccagcagcagcactaacatcatcagcagcagtacGAACACcatcagcagcaccaccagcaacaccatcaGCAGCACTAACACcatcagcagcaccagcagcagcagcactaacaccatcggcagcagcagcagcagcaccagcagca ACATCACAGAGAAGCCACCAGGAGAGACCTCGGAGGAGTTGAGATGTTGA